In one window of Tenacibaculum mesophilum DNA:
- a CDS encoding YihY/virulence factor BrkB family protein, giving the protein MTKQIEESLEKIPVINWLVAFGKKIKIPGLEGMSLYDVLEMYVIGIVKGALTTRAGGIAFSFFMAIFPFLLFILTLIPYIPIDGFQDGLLSLMQEALPPKTFEAVDFVIKDIINNQYGGLLSFGFLASIFLMTNGVNAIFGGFEYSYHVTEMRSVFRAYFVSLAVSLLMSFFLIVTVTLIIFYQIALTRIHKIGWLNTGDLDLFYYGRGFLFLVMIFTIVSLLFRYGTKQGKEVKFFSPGAILTTVVSMFTFYLFGIYVVKFAQYNQLYGSIGTLLILMLFVWLNAIILLLGFELNATIYRLKRKNKARAK; this is encoded by the coding sequence ATGACTAAACAGATAGAAGAAAGCCTTGAGAAAATTCCAGTAATAAACTGGCTCGTAGCCTTTGGAAAGAAAATTAAAATTCCGGGGTTAGAAGGAATGTCTTTGTATGATGTACTCGAAATGTATGTTATCGGTATTGTAAAAGGAGCATTAACAACAAGGGCAGGAGGTATTGCTTTTAGTTTCTTTATGGCAATCTTTCCATTCTTATTATTCATTTTAACACTCATCCCATACATCCCAATTGATGGGTTCCAAGACGGACTACTCTCATTAATGCAAGAGGCGTTACCACCAAAAACCTTTGAAGCGGTAGATTTTGTGATAAAAGATATTATTAACAATCAGTACGGAGGATTGTTATCATTCGGTTTTTTAGCCTCTATTTTTTTAATGACAAATGGTGTAAACGCCATATTTGGTGGATTTGAATATTCTTACCATGTAACAGAAATGAGAAGCGTTTTTAGAGCTTATTTTGTTTCCTTAGCGGTATCATTACTCATGTCTTTCTTCTTAATTGTAACGGTAACATTGATTATTTTTTATCAAATAGCGCTAACAAGAATCCATAAAATAGGATGGCTAAACACAGGAGATTTAGATTTGTTTTACTACGGAAGAGGTTTCTTGTTTTTAGTAATGATTTTTACCATTGTATCGCTACTTTTTAGATACGGAACTAAACAAGGGAAAGAAGTAAAATTCTTTTCACCAGGTGCTATTTTAACTACCGTAGTATCTATGTTTACTTTTTACTTATTTGGAATTTATGTAGTAAAGTTTGCGCAATACAATCAGCTATACGGTTCAATTGGTACGCTGTTAATCTTAATGCTTTTTGTGTGGTTAAACGCAATTATTCTTCTCTTAGGCTTTGAGCTAAACGCTACAATTTACCGTTTAAAACGCAAAAATAAAGCGAGAGCTAAATAA
- a CDS encoding four helix bundle protein gives MKEKTRIKTFRDLLVWQKSMGFVTEVYKISNNFPKEEVFGLTSQMRRSAVSVPSNISEGFGRQSLGDFIRFLNIGIASLFELQTQLEISSNLEYISKESFDRLYEESREIERMLSSLIRKLKEKR, from the coding sequence ATGAAAGAGAAAACACGTATAAAAACATTCAGAGATTTATTGGTTTGGCAAAAATCGATGGGTTTTGTAACAGAGGTTTATAAAATATCTAATAATTTTCCTAAGGAAGAAGTTTTTGGACTAACTTCACAAATGAGAAGAAGCGCAGTTTCAGTACCAAGTAATATTTCTGAAGGGTTTGGAAGACAAAGTTTAGGAGATTTTATTCGGTTTTTAAATATTGGAATAGCTTCGTTGTTTGAATTACAAACGCAACTTGAAATTTCTTCAAACTTAGAGTATATTTCAAAAGAATCTTTTGACAGACTTTATGAGGAATCAAGAGAGATAGAAAGAATGCTATCAAGTTTAATAAGAAAGTTAAAGGAAAAACGATAA
- a CDS encoding pentapeptide repeat-containing protein has product MNDFFDNETFTKVDFTLTKINKGEYDSCTFENCNFENVHASNIEFLECEFINCNFSNTVVNNTFFKDCTFENCKMVGVKFNECNNFLLEMSFHNCQLNLSSFYQLKIPTTKFISCNLQEVDFVEADLSRSLFKDCDLKGAIFDQTNLEKADLTTATNFAIDPENNSIKKAKFSNENIVGLLYKYDIVVE; this is encoded by the coding sequence ATGAATGATTTCTTTGACAACGAAACATTTACAAAAGTTGATTTTACACTAACAAAAATCAACAAAGGAGAATATGACAGCTGTACGTTCGAGAATTGCAATTTCGAGAACGTACATGCTTCAAATATTGAATTTTTAGAGTGTGAGTTTATCAACTGTAATTTTAGTAATACAGTGGTAAATAACACTTTTTTTAAAGATTGCACTTTTGAAAACTGTAAAATGGTTGGGGTAAAGTTTAATGAATGCAACAACTTTTTGCTAGAAATGAGCTTTCACAACTGCCAATTAAACTTATCTTCTTTTTACCAATTAAAAATTCCTACTACAAAATTTATAAGTTGTAATTTGCAAGAAGTAGATTTTGTTGAAGCTGACCTAAGTAGAAGTCTCTTTAAAGATTGTGATTTAAAAGGAGCAATTTTTGATCAGACGAATTTAGAAAAAGCAGATCTTACAACTGCCACTAATTTTGCGATCGACCCTGAAAATAATAGTATTAAAAAAGCTAAATTTTCCAATGAGAATATTGTAGGATTGTTATATAAATATGATATTGTGGTGGAGTAA
- a CDS encoding M3 family metallopeptidase yields MKKQLLLIATLVVAMSCKTEQTKKETTSNMVENPLLVKSSLDFGAPDFTKIKNEHFMPAILKGMEVQNEEIAKIIANTEAPTFENTIAALEESSKTLDNATAVFYALAGAHTNDTIKDNQKELAPKFSKHNDEILLNTKLFEKIKAVHDNLENLELDAESKHLVKEQYKKFVKAGANLSEEKKNELKEINAELASLSNDFGKKLLDASKKGGLTVTDKEQLKGLSEETIKGLEKDGKYEIQLINTTQQPLLQTLENREVRKQLFEKSIHRTDAGEYNTSDLVKKMASLRAKKAQILGFDNFASWSLQGTMASTPDKVFEMFNGLIPGSLSKVAAETKEIQAEINKEGNDFTLAPYDWNHFAEKVRKSKYNLNEDEVKPYFELTNVLEKGVFYAATKLYGITFKKRTDIPTYHPDVVVYEIFEEDGSKLGLFYGDFFARDSKRGGAWMGAFVKQSKIRGQKPVIYNVCNYPKPAEGEPALISFDNVETTFHEFGHALHGLFGNQKYASISGTSTARDFVEFPSQFNENWATHPEVLNNYALHYKTGEVIPDALLQKIKNAGTFNQGYSIIENLASSNLDMQWHTISADTNIEDVAKFEEEALAKMKLKIDEVPPRYRSTYFAHIFSGGYGAGYYSYLWTEMLSHDAYDWFKNNGLLTRENGQKFREQILSKGNTMDYAEMYKVFAGRDPQAEPMLKARGLQ; encoded by the coding sequence ATGAAAAAACAACTATTACTCATAGCAACGCTAGTAGTAGCTATGTCGTGTAAAACAGAGCAAACTAAAAAAGAAACCACTTCAAACATGGTAGAAAATCCATTATTAGTAAAAAGTTCTTTAGACTTTGGAGCACCAGATTTTACTAAAATAAAGAACGAACACTTTATGCCTGCAATTTTAAAAGGTATGGAAGTTCAAAATGAAGAAATAGCTAAAATTATAGCAAACACAGAAGCACCAACATTTGAAAATACCATTGCTGCACTTGAAGAAAGTAGCAAAACGTTAGACAATGCTACGGCTGTTTTTTATGCATTAGCAGGAGCACATACAAACGATACGATTAAAGACAATCAAAAAGAATTAGCACCTAAGTTTTCTAAACACAACGATGAAATTTTATTAAACACCAAGTTGTTTGAAAAAATAAAAGCAGTACATGATAATTTAGAGAATCTAGAATTGGATGCTGAGTCTAAACACTTGGTAAAAGAACAATATAAAAAGTTTGTAAAAGCAGGAGCTAACTTATCTGAAGAAAAGAAAAACGAGTTAAAAGAAATCAATGCAGAATTAGCAAGCTTATCTAATGACTTCGGAAAAAAGTTACTAGACGCGAGTAAAAAAGGAGGGTTAACAGTTACCGATAAAGAACAGTTAAAAGGACTTTCAGAAGAAACAATTAAAGGTTTAGAAAAAGACGGTAAGTACGAAATCCAACTGATTAACACTACACAACAACCTTTATTACAAACTTTAGAAAATAGAGAAGTTCGTAAACAATTGTTCGAAAAATCAATTCACAGAACTGATGCAGGTGAGTATAACACAAGCGACTTAGTAAAAAAGATGGCTTCGTTACGTGCTAAGAAAGCGCAAATCTTAGGTTTTGACAACTTTGCAAGCTGGAGTTTACAAGGAACAATGGCATCTACACCAGATAAAGTATTTGAAATGTTCAACGGATTAATTCCAGGGTCGTTATCAAAAGTAGCTGCTGAAACGAAAGAAATTCAAGCAGAAATCAATAAAGAAGGAAACGATTTTACCTTAGCTCCATACGATTGGAATCATTTTGCTGAAAAAGTACGTAAGTCTAAATACAACTTAAATGAAGACGAGGTAAAACCATACTTTGAGTTAACCAACGTATTAGAAAAAGGTGTGTTTTATGCGGCTACAAAATTATACGGAATCACCTTTAAAAAGCGTACCGATATTCCTACCTATCACCCAGATGTAGTAGTGTATGAAATCTTTGAAGAAGACGGAAGCAAGTTAGGATTGTTCTACGGAGACTTCTTTGCAAGAGACAGTAAACGCGGTGGTGCGTGGATGGGAGCTTTTGTAAAACAATCGAAAATAAGAGGACAAAAACCAGTAATTTACAATGTTTGTAACTACCCTAAACCAGCAGAAGGAGAACCAGCATTAATCAGCTTTGATAATGTAGAAACTACCTTCCATGAGTTCGGACATGCGTTACACGGTTTATTCGGAAATCAAAAATATGCATCAATTTCAGGAACAAGTACTGCAAGAGACTTTGTAGAATTTCCATCGCAGTTCAATGAAAACTGGGCAACACATCCAGAGGTATTAAATAACTATGCTTTACATTATAAAACAGGAGAAGTGATACCAGATGCGTTATTACAAAAAATTAAGAATGCAGGAACGTTCAATCAAGGATATTCAATTATTGAAAACTTAGCATCTTCTAATTTAGATATGCAATGGCACACCATATCAGCAGATACAAACATTGAAGATGTAGCTAAATTTGAAGAAGAAGCATTAGCTAAAATGAAATTGAAGATTGATGAGGTGCCACCAAGATACCGTTCAACATATTTCGCACACATTTTTAGCGGAGGATATGGTGCAGGATACTACTCGTATTTATGGACAGAAATGTTAAGTCACGATGCCTATGATTGGTTTAAAAACAACGGATTGTTAACTAGAGAAAACGGTCAGAAGTTTAGAGAGCAAATCTTATCGAAAGGAAACACGATGGACTATGCAGAAATGTATAAAGTTTTTGCAGGAAGAGATCCACAAGCTGAACCAATGTTAAAAGCGAGAGGATTACAATAA
- the nadC gene encoding carboxylating nicotinate-nucleotide diphosphorylase, protein MISQEQFNKELDLIIANAIREDIGDGDHTSLSCIPADATGKAKLLVKDEGIIAGVEFAKMVFNYVDADLKVETLINDGSPVKYGDIVFYVSGKSQSILMAERLVLNAMQRMSAIATKTKFFANLLEGTKTKVLDTRKTTPGIRALEKWAVKIGGGENHRFALYDMVMIKDNHIDFAGGITQAITKTKKYLAEKGLDIKIIVEARSLEEIEEILQNEGVYRILIDNFNYEDTRKAVAMIGEQCLTESSGGINEKTIREYAECGVDFISSGALTHSVYNMDLSLKAVD, encoded by the coding sequence ATGATTTCACAAGAACAATTTAATAAAGAGTTAGATTTAATTATAGCAAATGCTATTAGAGAAGATATAGGAGATGGAGACCATACATCATTATCATGCATCCCTGCCGATGCAACAGGAAAAGCAAAACTATTAGTAAAAGACGAAGGTATAATAGCGGGAGTAGAATTTGCTAAAATGGTGTTTAACTATGTAGATGCCGATTTAAAAGTTGAAACGTTGATTAATGATGGTTCACCCGTAAAGTACGGAGATATTGTTTTTTATGTATCAGGAAAATCACAGTCTATTTTAATGGCAGAACGTTTGGTACTAAACGCAATGCAACGTATGAGTGCTATTGCAACCAAAACTAAGTTTTTTGCCAATTTGTTAGAAGGAACCAAAACCAAGGTGTTAGATACCCGTAAAACAACACCAGGAATTCGTGCTTTGGAAAAATGGGCGGTAAAAATAGGAGGCGGAGAAAACCACCGATTTGCTTTATACGATATGGTAATGATTAAAGACAATCACATCGATTTTGCTGGCGGAATTACACAAGCAATTACCAAAACCAAAAAGTACTTAGCAGAAAAAGGATTGGATATTAAAATAATTGTAGAAGCACGTAGCCTAGAAGAAATCGAAGAGATTTTACAAAACGAAGGTGTGTACAGAATTTTGATAGACAACTTTAACTATGAAGATACCCGTAAGGCGGTAGCTATGATAGGAGAGCAATGTTTAACAGAATCTTCTGGAGGAATCAATGAAAAAACCATTAGAGAATACGCAGAGTGTGGGGTTGATTTTATTTCGTCTGGAGCCTTAACACATTCGGTATACAATATGGATTTAAGCTTAAAAGCTGTTGATTAA
- a CDS encoding TlpA family protein disulfide reductase, with translation MTLIKPISLVLFTLLFFSCTSKKNNETPKPLNELIVCIENYSNNQIALRKESSYQNIDKSLYTSKKKIDTINIKLNKGEFIYLSHKKIVPDTLFLGKGDSIKIKAYEDRIEYIVNSYNQNNKRFKEVSQKLKQDSIYQSFKKQIDSLTNIFYSINHNKRPMIGNNDYQKFVSYPVKVNRGIYPSKHEEEKILFKLLNKLYLYKIDFFKKQELPNDLKEHLRYKSLIEYNNKLKLFYRYFKSKAAKGKLNSTIFINDSLLLNPYSKTLMLSFLRKNVIKSKPTYTRSRQYINYVEAFDNAPLYFNDSLTKYARFLSIEAMINFGESFNVTRSKFNEFKNKYQDDRLNTILEDKYLLDIDIFENIKNDVKLINHNQEISSLNDLIKNNNGNYIFIDFWASWCFPCRESMPDYQKVIHKFSKEKITFLYLSIDKNKDSWLSAVKTENMESYQHSYMVLNQESANFLKSIKLVNIPRYILLDKQGKILHENAPGPKGDELTVFLNKYLSK, from the coding sequence ATGACGCTGATAAAACCTATTTCACTTGTGCTTTTTACTTTATTATTCTTCTCTTGTACCAGTAAAAAAAATAATGAAACTCCTAAACCTTTAAATGAATTAATTGTTTGCATAGAAAACTATTCTAATAATCAAATTGCATTAAGAAAAGAATCTAGTTATCAAAACATTGATAAAAGTCTCTATACATCAAAAAAGAAGATAGATACTATTAATATAAAATTAAATAAAGGTGAATTTATTTATTTAAGTCATAAAAAAATTGTTCCCGATACTCTCTTTTTAGGTAAAGGTGACAGCATAAAGATTAAAGCTTATGAAGACAGAATAGAATATATTGTTAACTCCTACAACCAAAATAACAAGCGATTTAAAGAAGTTTCACAAAAATTAAAGCAAGATAGCATCTATCAAAGCTTCAAAAAACAAATAGATTCCTTAACTAATATCTTTTATTCTATAAACCACAATAAAAGGCCGATGATTGGTAATAATGATTATCAAAAATTTGTTAGCTATCCTGTAAAAGTAAACAGAGGTATATATCCTTCTAAACATGAAGAAGAAAAAATTCTTTTTAAACTATTGAACAAACTTTACTTGTATAAAATTGATTTTTTTAAAAAACAAGAGCTACCTAATGATTTAAAAGAGCATTTAAGATATAAGTCTTTAATAGAATATAACAATAAATTAAAATTATTCTATCGTTATTTCAAATCAAAAGCTGCTAAAGGCAAACTCAATTCAACCATTTTTATAAACGACAGCCTTCTTTTAAACCCCTATTCCAAAACATTAATGCTTTCTTTCTTAAGAAAGAATGTAATTAAATCTAAACCTACCTATACTCGCTCAAGACAATACATTAACTATGTAGAGGCTTTTGATAATGCTCCTTTATATTTTAATGACTCACTTACAAAATATGCTCGGTTTTTAAGTATTGAAGCTATGATTAATTTTGGAGAATCTTTTAATGTTACTAGATCAAAATTTAATGAATTTAAAAACAAATACCAAGATGACAGATTAAATACTATTCTGGAAGACAAGTATTTACTTGATATTGATATATTTGAAAATATTAAGAATGATGTAAAACTTATAAATCATAATCAAGAAATAAGTTCTTTGAATGATTTAATAAAAAACAACAACGGTAATTACATATTTATCGATTTTTGGGCTAGTTGGTGTTTCCCATGTAGGGAATCTATGCCGGACTATCAAAAGGTGATACATAAATTTTCAAAAGAAAAAATCACTTTCCTTTACCTTTCTATTGACAAAAATAAAGACAGCTGGTTGAGCGCTGTAAAAACTGAAAATATGGAAAGTTATCAGCATAGTTATATGGTGCTAAATCAAGAGAGTGCAAACTTTTTAAAATCAATTAAACTGGTTAATATTCCAAGATATATACTTCTTGATAAACAAGGAAAAATCCTTCATGAAAATGCTCCTGGTCCTAAAGGTGATGAATTAACTGTTTTTTTGAATAAATACCTAAGTAAGTAA
- a CDS encoding 2OG-Fe(II) oxygenase, translating into MAINYPFGLPLKHNFAEFVHYNGLFLPHETDRILNLWSENQKIKATLSGSDTYDDELRKSDVMFIENTPETEWIYNRLAGLAIQCNNERYWFDLLGFHNNLQLASYTEGDFFDWHLDFGAGEISDRKLSISMQLSDPDEYEGGDLQFMLNQKIVNAPREKGTIIVFPSFMMHRVTPITKGIRKSIVGWVAGPPYR; encoded by the coding sequence ATGGCTATAAACTATCCTTTTGGTCTTCCGTTAAAACATAATTTTGCTGAGTTTGTACACTACAACGGTTTATTTCTTCCGCATGAAACTGATAGAATTTTGAATTTATGGAGTGAGAATCAAAAAATTAAGGCTACGCTTAGCGGATCTGACACTTATGATGATGAGCTTAGAAAAAGCGATGTAATGTTTATTGAAAATACGCCTGAAACTGAATGGATTTACAACCGACTGGCGGGGTTGGCTATTCAGTGTAATAACGAACGATATTGGTTTGATTTGTTAGGTTTTCATAACAATTTGCAATTGGCTAGTTATACTGAGGGTGACTTTTTTGATTGGCATTTGGATTTTGGTGCGGGTGAAATTTCTGATAGAAAACTGAGTATTTCCATGCAATTATCTGACCCTGATGAGTATGAGGGCGGTGATTTACAGTTTATGCTGAATCAAAAAATTGTAAATGCTCCTAGAGAGAAAGGTACAATCATTGTTTTTCCTTCTTTTATGATGCATCGTGTTACTCCTATTACTAAAGGGATTCGTAAGTCTATTGTGGGTTGGGTTGCGGGGCCTCCGTACAGGTAG